A region of Ferruginibacter albus DNA encodes the following proteins:
- the porM gene encoding type IX secretion system motor protein PorM/GldM translates to MALPKEPRQKMINIMYLVLTALLALNVSSEILNAFKVVDKSLQTSNKNIANSNATIYESLKEKMNDAGTKEKATIWNAKAEQVKKLSDDMYKYIDDLKDALKKEAGLKMQKDESGNEVPVFNESDLEAATRLFGNGPGGGNKGVELQNKLNAYKKDMLGIDTGIAAAYTKNFPVDASNPIGQDGKEKEFTEGYFHMTPTVAALTLLSKFQNNIKNAENLEATYCHTQVGAVKLVFNKFKPIATTSSTYLMPGEKMTVTAGVGAFNDAVQPQISIGGTPVALNDEGVATKEITASGGGDQKVHVSIVYTKPDGTKDNLDTDIPYTVGKPAGASVSLDKLNVFYIGLDNPITVGSPTGMDRTKVSGNNCSVSMNGAHGTVKVTAPGECSITVSPQGSTSITLPFRIKRIPEPEIKVGPGKARMASVEFKSQQFCRADMGPDFIYDVHYNVISATVYFSGANFSNVITASINGPSLAPLATYMQRCGPGSSITFDNVKVSGPDGVRVIEGKSFTLY, encoded by the coding sequence ATGGCTTTACCTAAAGAGCCCCGACAGAAGATGATCAACATCATGTACCTGGTGTTGACAGCCTTACTGGCTTTAAACGTTTCGTCGGAAATTTTGAACGCTTTTAAAGTAGTTGATAAAAGTTTGCAAACGTCAAATAAGAATATCGCAAACTCAAACGCTACTATTTATGAGTCATTAAAAGAAAAAATGAATGACGCAGGTACAAAAGAAAAAGCAACTATCTGGAATGCTAAAGCTGAACAGGTAAAAAAATTGTCTGACGATATGTATAAATACATAGACGATTTAAAAGATGCTCTTAAAAAGGAAGCAGGATTAAAAATGCAGAAAGATGAATCAGGTAACGAAGTTCCTGTATTCAATGAGTCTGATCTGGAAGCTGCTACTCGCTTATTTGGTAACGGACCTGGCGGTGGTAATAAAGGCGTTGAATTGCAAAATAAATTGAATGCATACAAAAAAGACATGCTAGGTATTGATACAGGAATAGCGGCAGCTTATACAAAAAATTTCCCTGTAGATGCAAGCAATCCTATTGGACAGGATGGAAAAGAAAAGGAATTTACTGAAGGCTATTTTCACATGACTCCTACTGTTGCAGCGTTAACTTTATTAAGTAAATTTCAGAATAACATAAAAAATGCTGAGAATTTAGAAGCTACTTACTGTCACACACAAGTTGGCGCAGTTAAATTAGTTTTTAATAAGTTTAAACCTATCGCTACAACAAGCTCTACTTATTTAATGCCTGGAGAAAAAATGACTGTTACTGCAGGTGTGGGTGCATTTAATGATGCGGTACAACCTCAAATTTCTATCGGCGGAACTCCAGTTGCTTTAAACGATGAAGGTGTTGCAACAAAAGAAATTACAGCCAGCGGCGGCGGAGATCAAAAAGTACACGTTTCTATTGTATATACAAAACCTGATGGAACAAAAGATAACTTAGACACTGATATACCTTATACAGTAGGTAAACCTGCAGGAGCAAGTGTTTCTTTGGATAAGCTGAATGTATTCTACATTGGTTTGGATAACCCAATTACAGTTGGTTCTCCAACAGGTATGGATAGAACAAAAGTAAGTGGTAACAACTGTTCCGTTTCAATGAATGGCGCACATGGTACTGTTAAAGTAACAGCTCCGGGTGAATGTTCCATTACTGTATCTCCTCAAGGAAGTACTTCAATTACTTTACCTTTCCGTATCAAAAGAATTCCTGAACCTGAAATTAAAGTAGGACCAGGTAAAGCACGTATGGCGTCTGTTGAATTTAAAAGCCAGCAGTTCTGCCGTGCTGATATGGGACCTGATTTTATCTATGATGTACATTATAATGTTATCAGTGCTACTGTTTATTTCTCAGGAGCAAACTTCAGCAACGTTATTACTGCATCAATAAATGGACCTAGTTTAGCACCACTTGCTACATATATGCAAAGGTGTGGACCTGGTAGTTCAATCACTTTTGACAACGTAAAAGTTTCCGGACCAGATGGTGTAAGAGTAATAGAAGGTAAATCGTTTACTTTGTATTAA
- a CDS encoding outer membrane beta-barrel protein, with translation MESKLYSDSFERMLKENSDNFRMYPTQKVWKSIYNNISPGRKFPSILTSLFLITTLLAVGYWNTSITTNTVEAVSPSSAPVKNEPLIINVANRLKQEAMMAVADARQKNRLHYTVSAKSIFENKPRLNVPINTVAPNEENISAVSSQKEVVAVAVSESKVINKPFLKIKELSTPKNYPDLHISKKQEDKLALQVYASPYFVYTDNRTSDIAFAQDASKFSQPLSLGLEAGTAMQYPLTHTIKLKAGLQFNYASYNLEAYQNSFNTDLIPKAAELPVTLHNEMYQFSLPIGVEFKLLQNNNLQWNAGATIQPTYIAGGNTYSFADNNGNGNDLSILNRWNLNAGFETFISYKIKDISWQFGPQVRYRFSSLYNKNYTLSDEKFANFGIKFGVSKTLH, from the coding sequence ATGGAGAGCAAGCTATATAGTGACAGTTTTGAAAGAATGCTGAAAGAAAATTCAGACAACTTCAGAATGTATCCCACACAAAAAGTTTGGAAAAGCATTTACAATAATATTTCTCCCGGGCGCAAGTTTCCTTCAATACTTACCAGTCTTTTTTTAATTACAACCTTATTGGCAGTTGGTTATTGGAATACCAGTATTACTACTAATACCGTTGAGGCTGTTAGCCCGTCTTCAGCACCTGTTAAAAATGAGCCTCTTATAATAAATGTTGCAAACCGGCTTAAACAAGAAGCTATGATGGCGGTTGCCGATGCCAGGCAGAAAAACAGGTTACACTATACCGTTAGTGCAAAAAGTATTTTTGAAAATAAGCCGAGACTTAATGTTCCTATCAATACTGTTGCACCAAATGAAGAAAATATTTCTGCAGTAAGCTCACAAAAAGAAGTTGTTGCCGTTGCTGTCAGTGAGTCTAAAGTAATTAATAAGCCATTTTTAAAAATAAAAGAATTATCTACTCCAAAAAACTATCCTGATCTTCATATTTCAAAGAAACAGGAAGACAAATTGGCCTTACAGGTTTATGCATCTCCTTATTTTGTATATACAGATAACAGAACCAGTGATATAGCTTTTGCACAGGACGCATCAAAATTCAGCCAGCCTTTATCGCTTGGATTAGAAGCGGGGACTGCCATGCAATACCCCTTGACACATACTATCAAATTAAAGGCAGGCTTACAATTTAATTATGCCAGTTATAATTTAGAAGCTTATCAAAATTCATTTAATACAGATTTGATCCCTAAAGCAGCAGAGCTGCCTGTTACTTTACACAATGAAATGTATCAATTTTCTTTACCTATAGGTGTTGAATTTAAACTATTGCAGAATAATAATCTTCAATGGAATGCAGGTGCTACAATTCAACCAACTTATATAGCAGGCGGAAATACTTATTCATTTGCAGATAACAATGGTAATGGAAACGACCTTTCTATCTTAAACAGGTGGAATTTAAATGCCGGTTTTGAAACGTTCATTTCCTATAAGATCAAGGACATTTCCTGGCAATTTGGACCACAGGTTCGCTACCGCTTCTCTTCTCTTTATAACAAGAATTATACACTCTCTGATGAGAAATTTGCCAACTTTGGTATTAAGTTCGGCGTAAGCAAAACACTTCATTAA
- the porK gene encoding T9SS ring complex lipoprotein PorK/GldK, with translation MKNRLLIIVAVVATATSIQSCSKKSGSTLPPDGQLHGVAPGARWMMTQPYGMVYVPPGTFHMGPSDEDINYNFTARNRQVSISGFWMDATEITNNQYRQFTNWVRDSIAAKLMGYVKQTKDGRELIDPKKAATIKWGDNKTLEKIDAMLFTPDNRIFDKKEIDPAKIVFHSETFDYKEAAKRENESEPRSKFIVKKDVKVYPDTLCWIRDFSYSYNEPMSKKYFAHPAFGNYPVVGINWKQATAFCEWRTHYYNAFLESKNRASESDFRLPTEAQWEYAARGGRSQAPYPWGGPYLRNKKGCLLANFKPGRGNYPEDGGYYTVRADAYWPNDFGLYCMAGNVAEWTSSLYYEGGYSFQHDENPDIRYNAKESDPPRMKRKVIRGGSWKDVAYYLQTSTRTYEYQDTSKSYIGFRTVIDLPPSMQKRGK, from the coding sequence ATGAAGAATCGCTTGCTAATTATTGTGGCTGTAGTTGCTACCGCTACCTCTATACAAAGTTGTTCTAAAAAGAGTGGTAGTACTCTTCCTCCTGACGGACAATTGCACGGAGTTGCTCCCGGTGCCCGTTGGATGATGACACAGCCGTATGGTATGGTATACGTACCACCAGGGACCTTCCACATGGGCCCAAGCGATGAAGATATCAATTACAATTTTACCGCACGCAACAGGCAGGTTTCCATCAGCGGCTTTTGGATGGATGCTACTGAAATCACCAATAATCAATATCGTCAGTTCACTAATTGGGTTAGAGACTCAATTGCTGCTAAATTGATGGGATATGTAAAGCAAACAAAAGATGGTCGTGAATTGATCGATCCTAAAAAAGCGGCTACTATTAAATGGGGTGATAACAAGACATTGGAAAAGATCGATGCTATGTTGTTTACTCCTGACAACAGAATTTTTGACAAAAAAGAAATTGATCCTGCTAAAATAGTTTTCCACTCTGAAACTTTCGATTATAAAGAAGCTGCAAAAAGAGAAAACGAAAGCGAACCCCGTTCTAAATTTATTGTAAAAAAAGACGTAAAAGTTTACCCTGATACATTATGCTGGATAAGAGATTTTTCTTACTCTTATAACGAGCCAATGTCTAAAAAATACTTTGCTCACCCTGCTTTCGGGAATTATCCTGTAGTAGGTATTAACTGGAAACAGGCAACTGCTTTCTGCGAATGGAGAACACATTATTACAATGCGTTCTTAGAAAGCAAAAACAGAGCATCAGAATCTGATTTCAGACTTCCAACAGAAGCTCAATGGGAATATGCAGCCCGTGGCGGTCGTTCACAAGCACCTTATCCTTGGGGCGGTCCTTATTTAAGAAATAAAAAAGGTTGTTTGTTAGCCAACTTTAAACCAGGTCGTGGTAACTATCCGGAAGACGGAGGTTATTACACAGTAAGAGCCGATGCTTATTGGCCGAACGATTTTGGTTTATATTGTATGGCTGGTAATGTTGCAGAATGGACATCTTCTTTATATTATGAAGGTGGTTATTCTTTCCAACATGATGAAAACCCGGATATTCGTTATAACGCAAAAGAGTCTGACCCTCCACGTATGAAACGTAAAGTTATTCGTGGCGGTAGCTGGAAAGATGTGGCTTATTATCTTCAAACAAGCACACGTACATACGAATATCAGGATACGTCAAAATCATATATCGGTTTCAGAACTGTGATCGACTTACCTCCTTCGATGCAAAAACGTGGTAAGTAG
- the porL gene encoding type IX secretion system motor protein PorL/GldL: protein MAAAIPPKVSKIFDVGVSIAAAAVIFGALQKILHTPIADLWLKIGLYTEAVIFLGYGVLYLIFPAIDDQEVHLPGGAKLGAEANPALGSLDKMLQEADITPTNLKKLGEGFNKLGGTVNNMTEIGDVVKSTGDFSAKTKEATTAIGSMATAFTNSAATMASFNNASESARGFHEQVQVLTKNLGSLNTIYELELKESNNHLKSLNNFYGKLAEASESLTGSVEDAKKAKEQIGALATNLSKLNSVYGNMLTAMQGRQ, encoded by the coding sequence ATGGCAGCAGCAATTCCTCCTAAAGTAAGCAAAATCTTCGACGTAGGTGTATCAATAGCAGCAGCAGCGGTTATCTTTGGTGCTCTTCAAAAAATTCTTCATACTCCAATCGCCGATTTATGGCTTAAGATTGGTCTTTATACAGAGGCTGTGATCTTCTTAGGTTATGGTGTGCTTTATTTAATATTTCCTGCAATTGATGACCAGGAAGTTCATTTACCGGGCGGTGCAAAATTAGGAGCTGAAGCAAATCCTGCTTTAGGTTCTTTAGATAAAATGTTACAGGAAGCTGATATTACTCCTACTAATTTGAAAAAATTAGGAGAAGGATTTAATAAATTAGGCGGTACTGTTAACAACATGACTGAAATTGGAGATGTTGTAAAATCAACAGGCGATTTTTCTGCTAAAACTAAAGAAGCTACAACAGCTATCGGTTCTATGGCAACTGCCTTTACAAACAGTGCAGCTACAATGGCATCCTTTAACAATGCTTCTGAAAGTGCAAGAGGTTTCCACGAACAAGTACAGGTATTAACCAAAAACTTAGGTTCTTTAAATACTATTTACGAATTGGAATTGAAAGAAAGCAACAACCACTTGAAATCATTAAACAACTTCTACGGTAAATTAGCGGAAGCTAGTGAATCTTTAACCGGAAGCGTAGAAGATGCTAAGAAAGCAAAAGAACAAATTGGTGCTTTGGCTACTAACCTTAGCAAATTGAATTCAGTATATGGTAATATGCTGACTGCAATGCAAGGTCGTCAATAA
- the porN gene encoding type IX secretion system ring subunit PorN/GldN yields the protein MKKYLVRCLFFIICIGAFANVADAQKKRTATKRSTTRKTTKSKTKTKVSPTAAVDSVATPAPAAAAPAPVNDSLPIKQVLKSLRRDASVDDDAIRDRTPLPYDHIRADDAVYRQRLWREIDAREKMNLPFRYAADENNGNQRFISILLQAIQDSVVTVFSSVDDRFTTPMTKADVAKAIGGEPIPVKQYDSLGNEIGVVMKAREINWDSIYKFHIKEEVVFDKETSTLVWRILGIAPVMNVISSQGINLGQTELFWVYYPDMRPVFAKYDTYNGKNYGARMSWEELFENRMFSGRIYKSSMDNPYDQDLKNMPGLKDNTLFQLLEGENIKDKIFNYEQDLWQY from the coding sequence ATGAAAAAGTATTTAGTAAGGTGTCTTTTCTTTATCATTTGTATTGGAGCGTTTGCTAATGTAGCAGATGCCCAAAAGAAGAGAACTGCTACCAAAAGAAGCACTACAAGAAAGACTACAAAGTCGAAGACTAAAACAAAAGTTAGTCCTACGGCTGCGGTAGATTCAGTAGCAACTCCTGCTCCGGCTGCGGCAGCTCCTGCTCCGGTAAATGATAGCTTGCCTATTAAACAGGTTCTTAAATCTTTGCGCCGTGATGCGTCTGTTGATGATGATGCGATAAGAGATAGAACACCATTACCCTATGATCATATTCGTGCAGATGATGCGGTTTACAGGCAACGTTTATGGCGGGAAATAGATGCAAGAGAGAAAATGAATTTACCTTTCCGTTACGCAGCGGATGAAAATAACGGTAATCAACGTTTTATTTCCATCTTGTTGCAGGCAATTCAGGATAGTGTTGTAACAGTGTTTAGTAGTGTAGATGACAGGTTTACTACTCCTATGACAAAGGCTGATGTTGCTAAAGCTATTGGTGGAGAACCAATACCTGTAAAACAATATGATTCTTTGGGTAATGAAATAGGTGTTGTAATGAAAGCTAGGGAGATCAACTGGGATTCTATTTATAAATTCCATATTAAAGAAGAAGTTGTTTTTGATAAAGAAACTTCAACCTTGGTTTGGCGCATATTAGGAATAGCTCCCGTAATGAATGTAATTAGTTCTCAAGGTATAAATCTTGGCCAAACTGAATTATTCTGGGTTTATTATCCTGATATGAGACCTGTATTTGCTAAATACGATACTTATAATGGTAAAAACTACGGAGCAAGAATGAGCTGGGAAGAATTATTTGAGAACAGAATGTTTAGCGGTAGAATATATAAGAGTTCCATGGATAACCCTTATGATCAGGATTTAAAGAATATGCCTGGTTTAAAGGACAATACTCTTTTTCAATTGTTAGAAGGAGAAAATATTAAAGATAAAATATTCAACTACGAGCAAGATTTGTGGCAATATTAA
- a CDS encoding thioredoxin domain-containing protein: MSTNRLIHETSPYLLQHAHNPVDWYPWGEEALQKAKELNRPILVSIGYSACHWCHVMERESFEDQSTALIMNEHFINIKIDREERPDLDHVYMDAVQAMSGSGGWPLNVFLTPDAQPFYGGTYFPPVQAFNRSSWKEVLMAIATAWKERRDEIISQADNMVNYLRQSNSFGQAKNAAIVPEHNLMEHCHEIFQTIMDTADKEWGGFGRAPKFPQTFTIQFLLQYYHFTKEKTALDQALLSIDKMLQGGIYDHIAGGLARYSTDKEWLAPHFEKMLYDNALLINVLCDAYQLTRNDHYEKAIHKTIAFVQNELGNVTGGFYAALDADSEGEEGRYYVWQKKEIENILNDDAELFCNCFDVTEHGNWEEKNILRVLVPLEKFAKDNFLEPKDFEDKMSTCLQKLSVERDKRTRPGLDDKIILSWNLLMVKALCKAAAALNNDRYKDLAEETIAFIEANFPESSLKLFHTFKNDVAKNPAFLDDYAYLIDAYIHLYEITLKQDYLYIAKQYAEYTIQQFGDTNSPYFFFTANDQNDIIVRKKEIYDGATPAGNSVMASNLLKLSVIFDKSEWRTRADEMLDGLLPLLKKYPGSFGQWTIFLLQKVVGINEIAIIGEDYQKFNLEITKQYIPNKILMCSAKTDAQFPLLDKKTAKETLIYLCKNYACLEPVSTAQDLLNKLSKN; encoded by the coding sequence ATGTCCACCAATCGGTTAATACACGAAACCAGTCCTTATTTATTACAACATGCACATAACCCGGTAGATTGGTATCCATGGGGTGAAGAAGCGTTGCAGAAAGCAAAAGAATTGAATAGACCAATATTAGTAAGTATTGGATATTCGGCTTGTCATTGGTGTCATGTAATGGAAAGGGAAAGTTTTGAAGATCAGTCCACAGCCCTTATCATGAATGAGCATTTCATTAATATAAAGATCGATAGGGAAGAGCGCCCTGATCTGGACCATGTCTATATGGATGCCGTACAGGCAATGTCGGGTAGCGGCGGCTGGCCCCTAAATGTTTTTCTTACACCCGATGCCCAGCCTTTTTATGGGGGTACTTATTTTCCACCCGTGCAGGCATTTAATCGTTCATCGTGGAAAGAGGTATTAATGGCAATTGCAACCGCCTGGAAAGAGCGTCGGGATGAGATTATAAGCCAGGCTGATAATATGGTCAATTACCTGCGGCAGTCCAACAGTTTCGGACAGGCAAAAAATGCTGCAATTGTTCCTGAGCATAATTTAATGGAACATTGCCATGAAATATTTCAAACCATAATGGACACGGCTGATAAAGAATGGGGCGGTTTTGGCAGAGCTCCAAAATTTCCGCAAACCTTTACCATACAGTTTTTACTTCAGTATTATCATTTCACAAAAGAAAAAACCGCACTGGACCAGGCATTGCTTTCAATTGATAAAATGTTGCAAGGAGGTATTTATGATCATATTGCCGGAGGATTAGCCCGCTATAGTACGGATAAAGAATGGCTGGCTCCGCACTTTGAAAAAATGCTGTATGATAATGCCTTATTGATAAATGTACTTTGCGATGCGTACCAGCTTACACGTAACGATCACTATGAAAAAGCGATCCATAAAACCATTGCTTTTGTACAAAATGAATTGGGTAATGTTACGGGCGGCTTTTATGCGGCTTTAGATGCTGATAGCGAAGGAGAAGAAGGCAGGTATTATGTGTGGCAAAAAAAAGAAATTGAAAATATTCTTAATGACGATGCTGAATTGTTTTGTAACTGTTTTGATGTAACGGAGCACGGTAATTGGGAAGAAAAGAACATACTGAGGGTGCTTGTGCCTTTGGAAAAGTTTGCAAAAGACAATTTTCTGGAGCCCAAAGATTTTGAAGACAAGATGAGCACTTGTTTACAAAAGCTATCCGTTGAAAGAGACAAGCGCACACGTCCGGGGCTGGATGATAAAATTATTTTAAGCTGGAACTTATTAATGGTAAAAGCGCTTTGCAAAGCGGCTGCAGCTTTAAATAATGATAGGTATAAAGATCTTGCTGAAGAAACTATTGCATTTATTGAGGCAAATTTTCCCGAATCTTCTTTAAAGCTCTTCCATACCTTTAAAAATGACGTTGCTAAAAATCCTGCTTTTCTGGATGATTATGCTTACTTGATAGACGCTTATATTCATCTTTATGAAATAACACTTAAGCAAGACTACCTGTACATAGCAAAACAGTATGCTGAATATACAATACAACAATTTGGCGATACAAATTCTCCCTATTTCTTCTTTACCGCAAATGATCAAAATGATATTATTGTCCGTAAAAAAGAGATTTATGATGGAGCAACACCTGCGGGCAACTCTGTTATGGCCAGTAACTTATTAAAATTATCTGTCATTTTCGACAAGTCCGAGTGGAGGACTAGGGCAGATGAAATGTTGGACGGATTATTACCATTATTAAAAAAATATCCGGGCTCTTTTGGTCAATGGACAATATTTTTACTACAAAAAGTTGTTGGCATTAATGAAATAGCGATAATAGGAGAAGATTATCAAAAATTTAATCTTGAAATAACAAAGCAGTATATACCAAATAAAATATTAATGTGTTCGGCAAAAACAGATGCTCAATTTCCTTTATTGGATAAAAAAACTGCCAAAGAAACGTTAATTTACCTATGTAAAAACTATGCTTGCTTAGAGCCTGTTAGTACGGCACAGGATTTGCTAAATAAACTGTCCAAAAATTGA
- a CDS encoding uroporphyrinogen-III synthase, producing the protein MVKNGEKHTENKAVKKILITQPKPEGEKSPYFDLARKYDIELHFHPFIIVEGIPAKEFRKQKIDIPNYTAVIFTSRNAIDHFFRICEEMKISISQDTKYFCITEAVALYLQKFILYRKRKVFYGADGSNKSLFDVINKHKENEKFLYPTSESFDSEITNWLKSHHCEYATPVLYRIISNDIKEVIARNFDVICFFTPGGVKSLLENFPKYKQNGTKIGAFGANTFKAAEDAGLTLDIKAPQPQAPSMVSALELFLASLRKK; encoded by the coding sequence ATGGTTAAAAACGGGGAAAAACACACTGAAAATAAGGCGGTAAAGAAGATTCTCATTACACAACCCAAGCCGGAAGGAGAAAAATCGCCGTACTTCGATCTTGCCAGAAAATACGACATCGAGTTGCATTTTCATCCTTTTATTATCGTAGAAGGAATTCCGGCAAAAGAATTTCGCAAGCAAAAAATAGACATTCCAAATTATACGGCTGTGATTTTTACCAGCCGCAATGCTATAGATCATTTTTTCCGCATTTGCGAGGAGATGAAGATCAGCATTTCCCAGGATACTAAATATTTCTGCATTACCGAAGCGGTAGCTTTATATCTTCAAAAGTTTATTTTATACAGAAAGCGTAAAGTTTTTTATGGCGCTGATGGAAGCAATAAAAGCTTGTTTGATGTAATTAATAAACATAAGGAAAACGAAAAATTTTTATACCCCACTTCAGAATCGTTTGATAGCGAAATAACCAACTGGTTAAAATCACATCATTGTGAATATGCTACACCGGTTTTATACAGGATCATCAGCAATGATATTAAAGAAGTAATTGCACGCAATTTTGACGTTATTTGTTTTTTCACACCCGGCGGTGTTAAAAGCTTGCTTGAGAATTTTCCTAAATACAAGCAAAACGGAACAAAGATCGGAGCATTTGGTGCCAATACTTTTAAAGCAGCAGAAGATGCTGGTTTAACTTTAGATATTAAGGCACCGCAACCTCAGGCACCCAGTATGGTTTCTGCGTTGGAACTTTTCCTCGCTTCTCTTAGAAAAAAATAA
- the uvrC gene encoding excinuclease ABC subunit UvrC, translated as MTQSEFSKIASSIPLQPGIYKYFDAAGDLLYVGKAKSLRKRVSSYFSKTFTSYKTHELVQRISSIEFTIVNSEHDAFLLENSLIKQFQPIFNINLKDDKTYPFIVIKKEPFSRVFFTRKKLSDGSTYLGPYTSVVKTKELLDFIKQNIPLRTCKLNLTPTNIAKGKFKVCLEYHLGNCKGPCEGFQTIEDYNEGLQQVKNILKGNLSPVSRHLKDEMQDNIEKLEFEKAEILKKKLLNLQQYAGKSAIVSDYTGTADVFTIRETEDIAYVNYLSINNGTVIQTQTIALQKKLDETAEEILPLAIAQLRETFNSEAKEIILPFAVEYPEEGVFVVVPKGGDKKKLIEISEKNVAYFIEELKRKKLNHLENTNEEDRLKILEELQDYLKLTSLPDHIECFDNSNFQGSYPVSAMVYFKNGLPDKKNYRKFNVKTVTGINDFATMKEVVYRRYKRLKEENQLLPQLVIIDGGKGQLSAAMESIQQLELEGQMTLVGLAKNEEEIFFWGDKESIKLPWDSESLKLIRRIRDEVHRFGITFHRNQRSKGSFKNELEAIKGISKITADSLLKKFKSIKNIQTKSIEELAEVIGVSKATLVYKHFHDSNPV; from the coding sequence ATGACACAATCGGAGTTTTCAAAAATAGCATCCTCCATTCCTTTACAACCCGGCATTTATAAATACTTTGATGCCGCAGGAGATCTGTTATATGTGGGCAAGGCTAAAAGCCTTCGCAAAAGGGTGTCCAGTTATTTTTCCAAAACATTTACATCGTATAAAACACACGAGCTGGTTCAACGCATTTCTTCGATTGAGTTTACTATTGTAAACAGTGAACATGATGCTTTTTTGTTGGAGAACTCTTTAATAAAGCAGTTTCAGCCCATCTTTAATATCAATTTAAAAGATGATAAAACCTATCCTTTTATTGTAATTAAGAAAGAACCTTTTTCGCGTGTGTTTTTTACCAGGAAAAAATTAAGCGATGGTTCTACTTATTTAGGTCCTTATACTTCGGTTGTAAAAACAAAGGAGTTGCTTGATTTTATAAAGCAGAATATTCCTTTACGTACCTGTAAGCTCAACTTAACGCCAACGAATATTGCCAAAGGAAAATTTAAAGTTTGTTTAGAATATCACCTGGGTAATTGCAAAGGACCTTGTGAAGGCTTTCAAACAATAGAAGATTATAATGAAGGATTGCAACAGGTGAAAAATATTTTAAAAGGAAATCTTTCGCCGGTGAGCAGGCATTTGAAAGATGAAATGCAGGATAATATTGAAAAGCTGGAATTTGAAAAAGCAGAAATACTAAAAAAGAAATTACTAAATCTTCAACAGTATGCAGGCAAATCTGCCATTGTAAGCGACTATACAGGCACTGCGGATGTTTTCACAATTCGTGAAACGGAAGATATTGCTTATGTAAATTATCTTTCGATAAACAATGGAACAGTTATTCAAACGCAAACCATTGCCTTACAAAAAAAGCTGGACGAAACTGCAGAAGAAATTTTACCGTTAGCGATTGCGCAATTAAGAGAAACTTTCAACAGCGAAGCAAAAGAAATTATTCTTCCCTTTGCTGTGGAATATCCTGAAGAAGGAGTTTTTGTAGTAGTACCTAAAGGCGGTGATAAAAAGAAATTGATCGAGATCTCTGAAAAGAATGTGGCTTACTTTATTGAAGAATTAAAACGAAAAAAATTAAATCATCTTGAAAATACCAACGAAGAAGATCGATTAAAAATTTTGGAAGAGCTGCAGGATTATCTTAAACTAACCAGTTTGCCTGACCATATAGAATGCTTTGATAACTCAAATTTTCAGGGCAGTTATCCTGTATCAGCAATGGTATATTTTAAGAATGGTTTACCGGATAAGAAGAATTATAGAAAGTTCAATGTAAAAACTGTAACCGGCATTAATGATTTCGCTACCATGAAAGAAGTGGTTTACAGGCGTTATAAGCGCTTAAAAGAAGAAAATCAGCTATTGCCTCAGCTGGTTATTATTGATGGCGGTAAAGGGCAATTAAGCGCCGCTATGGAAAGTATCCAGCAACTGGAGTTAGAAGGCCAGATGACATTGGTTGGATTAGCAAAGAATGAAGAAGAGATATTTTTTTGGGGAGATAAGGAATCTATTAAGCTTCCATGGGATAGTGAAAGCTTGAAATTAATACGAAGAATACGAGATGAAGTGCATCGCTTTGGAATTACGTTTCACAGAAACCAGCGCAGCAAAGGAAGTTTTAAAAACGAATTGGAAGCAATTAAAGGAATCAGCAAGATTACAGCTGATAGCCTATTAAAAAAATTTAAGTCAATAAAGAACATTCAAACAAAGAGTATTGAAGAATTGGCTGAAGTTATTGGAGTATCAAAAGCTACACTTGTTTATAAACACTTTCACGATAGTAATCCTGTTTAA